A DNA window from Trichosurus vulpecula isolate mTriVul1 chromosome 2, mTriVul1.pri, whole genome shotgun sequence contains the following coding sequences:
- the C2H11orf87 gene encoding uncharacterized protein C11orf87 homolog, whose amino-acid sequence MSAKVPKELRLALPPCLLNRTFASPNASGNPSPRGPSSSAGGSGGGGSSSGGGTCITQVGQQLFQSFSSTLVLIVLVTLIFCLIVLSLSTFHIHKRRMKKRKMQRAQEEYERDHCSNSRGGGGGGGGGGGGGCGSGSAGLRACGQAPHNGKETRLERPPRDSAFCTSSPSTSSSSSSSSSSSTYSSSTSPGIQRPGPRPPPPPPPAPSPQGSHLTASCLDSAGEGLLQTVVLS is encoded by the coding sequence ATGAGTGCCAAAGTGCCCAAGGAGCTGAGGCTGGCCTTGCCGCCTTGCCTTCTCAACCGGACCTTTGCTTCCCCCAACGCCAGCGGCAATCCCAGCCCCAGGGGACCGAGTAGTAGCGCTGGAGGcagcggtggtggtggcagcagcagcggtGGCGGTACCTGCATCACTCAAGTAGGACAGCAGCTCTTTCAGTCATTCTCCTCCACGCTGGTGCTGATCGTTCTGGTAACCCTCATCTTTTGCTTGATCgtcctctccctttctacctttcacATCCACAAAAGGAGGATGAAGAAGCGGAAGATGCAGAGGGCTCAGGAGGAGTATGAGCGGGATCATTGCAGCAACAGCAGGGGCGGCGGCGGGGGCggcggcggaggcggcggcggcggctgtgGCAGTGGCAGCGCGGGACTGAGGGCCTGTGGCCAGGCTCCTCACAACGGGAAAGAAACCCGACTGGAGAGACCCCCCCGGGACTCAGCCTTCTGCACCTCTTCaccttccacctcctcctcctcttcctcctcctcctcttcttccacctATTCTTCCTCCACTTCCCCTGGCATCCAGCGTCCTGGGccccgtcctcctcctcctccccctcctgcccccagTCCCCAGGGTTCCCACCTCACCGCCTCATGTTTGGACTCAGCTGGTGAGGGGCTTTTGCAAACGGTAGTACTGTCTTGA